TGACATTAAATTCAGCTAATTAATATTGAAGGGCATTCGCTACTGTGGTTTTTGGGGCCAGATATTTCATTGGTGGCAGACTAAGGATTTGCGCGCATCCATGAAGGATCGGTTCGGAATGAAAACTGTGGATCCAAAATGTATGTGAAGCTTGCTCAGTCATCCTTTATGAGAGCATGTCTTCAGCATTTCTTTGGGATTGTAGAAGCGGTGTGGCTGTCCTGTAGATGCGAAAAATTGCAATAGCTAATTAGGGCAAAAATTGCAACACAATATTAATGGAGTTCAGCTTCCACTTCCGCTGTTCCAAGAATTAATGGAACTACGACTATTGAAGCAATAAGTGGGGACCATTGTGGTTCCTTGATCTTCTCGTATATGCCAAATAGCAATTAACGGATATGATCAGATTAAATTGAATGcaaccttcttctgcagAACATTAGATTACTGTGTGGCATGTGACTGGCAGAGATCCGACATCCGGGCCGATGTAGGACTTCAGTATTATGGACAACAGCACAAAACTGTTTACACTAGCCTTCGACCTCTTACATACACGGTAGGTCGTCCCACTTGTTTGCAAGAACCCGGCCCTTGGATTTCCAGCCTTGTTTGTATACATATAGTTTGGCTCCACCCCATTCTAACAATGCTTCACGCCTCGTTTGAGCGTATACAGCGAGTCTTGGCTCAGTATACAAGGCTTGGGACTAGGTGGTATGTGGGCTAATAAATTTACACTGGACTAAAGGGAACATACTTGTGATCTGGAATGTAATTTAGAATGGGAGTTCGTCTCGATCTGCAATCCTGCTTTCAGATCAGATTGtcgaagaaagagaaaagtgAAACATACGAACGCTACTACGTATACGACAACAAGATCGCGTACTGCCTATGAGAGTGACATCCACTAAGTTGAATGGTTTGAAAGGGCTATTTGTTTGTATCCAGGAAGCAGGCTAGCGATTACATGGTGTAGAATGACAAGACAAGAGAGGATCGACTAGTTTCCCGGTGGAATGCGTACACAAAGCAGTCGTACAGTATTTTAAAACTATTGGGTAGTTGCTCATACTGTGTGCCTTGCAGGAGGCTTCCTATTTGCTACTTACACAACCCAAGCTCAGCCTAAAGTTAGCTTTTGCGACAATCAATTGCCGGTGACCTGGCGGGGAATAAGGTGTTTGaatttccaagaaaatAACGCTGGTGAATTCCTGCTGCGCAAAGAGATGATAAAATATATCAAACCAATCACTGCAACAGGTGGCCGGGAAAATAAGCATTAGATCAATAACCTCCCTGGTAGAAGGAAACGTCAGTACCGTCAGCAATCTCTTTTTTGATGCCGCACATCTCCGTCTCGGTTTTGGATCCCAATGTGGCTAATCTTCGCTTAAACTAGGCAATTATGGTCGTGAGACTCGGTTTCCACTAAAAGAAAACCGTCAGGCGCCAGATTTGGCGCGTAAAaaagaaatttttcatGTACGAGTTGCCtttgttttcaatttttcacctaTCACTAAAAGGCATTTAACAAGGGAACTATTTTTTTGGATAATCTCCACCCTGCTGGCAGCTTTCAAGCCATTTGGTGAACATATATACAAACCCAAGACATTCCTCCATTGCTGAAAGTTGTAAATGCTCTGAAAGTTGTATATGATCtgaaaaaagaaaaatctgtcactttctttctcttccGAACCTTATCTTTTTTTTGCCAGTCTTCCCAACGGCTACTGCAACGTCCTCCTGGAGTATCTTAGATAACAAAAATTATTATTGTCCAGATATAGTGAGGATCTTTTTCATAAAATTATAAATCGAATATATACGTTGACTTTTCGTTGCATCTGGCGTTGCCAATACTATGAACAGTCAGCCAATatcaaagatcttgaacaTTATTGCAACCATGTTGAAATCCTCTTTGAGACTCCAGCGTAGGTTGGTGCTAAAGGTCTTTGTAGTACTATTTCTATGTTGCACCATTAGCATTTTTTACCACTCAGCAACGAATACGTCAGGAGTTACCAGATACAAGaaaaatcttgaaaaatcgatgaagttgaagttcaactacTTGTACAACAATTTTCTTTCATCGCACCTCAATCTCGACTCCAATAAACTATTCCGTACGAAGTTCGAAtttatcaagaaggaaaaatTAGAAAATGACTGGAACAATGAATTATGGTACATTAACGAAGATGTTCTACAAAATTTGCCTGTCGAAGTTTCTATACCACCATTCTATTATAAGAATAAAGTTGCAAAACCGCCCATATTACCGTTTGATCCAAGGTTCACTCTAGCCGTGTACTACAAGTATCTCGAAAAGCAACACACTAGTAACCCTGGTTCGCCAGTGGAAGTTCCTTTTCACTGGGCCGATTGGGTAGACTTATCGAAATTGCATAAGTACGTATTGAACACGGAAGAGGACGACTTTTGCAAGCGATTATTCGACCTTTCGGAACATGAAGAACTCATCAAGGATTCCAAGATGAAACCCGTTGACCAATACTGTTTGCTAAGTGACAAGACACCATTGGGATTCGAAATAACAGATTTCTCTGGTCCACAGAGCCCATCTAATAGAGAACTCTTGGGAAAGGCTTACCTCTATAGCAAGGCTCCCTCACCGGTAAAGATTATCTTTTTGGGAAGCGACGACGAGAAGGGATCTATACAAGCAGATGTTCAATCCTACAGTGTAAATGACTACAGGAATGGTTTACTCCACAATTCTATGATCAAAGACTTGTTAGATGCGAAAGCAATCGACGCAAATGTGCCATTAAACGTTGTCAAGACATTCGAAGACTTGTTCACGAAGACCACATCTACTGTTGAAAACGCACAATTAAAAGGACAGTCAATAGAAATACCACCTGAATCATTCTATGTCAGTGGAATGAATGTTATatcagaacttgaacaaaagCCAAGCTTGTCAGAGACAGAAAAGAACTACTTGGATTCCATGAGATTCTCGACATCGACAAATGATCCACCAAAGTTTTTCAATGAAGCAATATTATTAGCCAAAACTCCTCAAAAATGGCTAGGAGAACACTACGATTGgagattcttcaatggTTTGACTGTTGGAAACGAAGAACAACTCTTGTCATTACATAGACTTGTGAAGAATTACTTAAACTTTGCTCGTCAGAACGGTATAATTACTTGGATTGCCCATGGATCTTTGTTGTCGTGGTATTGGAATGGTATAGCTTTTCCTTGGGATACCGATATCgatgttcaagttccaATTCTGGAATTGCACAAATTGGGCCGTCATTTCAACCAAACGATTATTGTGGAAAATGCCGGAGACCGCAACTACAATTTTGACGGATTGGGTCGCTACTTCGTTGATGTCGGGTCCTCCATCACACATCGTACCAAGGGTAACGGCAACAATAATATCGATGCAAGATTTATTGATATAGATACCGGTCTTTACATTGATATTACTGGCTTATCGATTTCTGAAACACCAGCACCTTCCAGATACGACAATTTCATTAACATGGATCCTGTGAAGAAGGCCGTAGTAGATGAGCATATTGTCAATGGCCAACTTAACCACGTCGTAAAGAACCAACAATTGAGAGCTTACAACTGCCGTAACAACCATTTCAGCACATACGAAGAGTTGTCGCCATTGATGTTAACCCTCGTGGAAAATCAATTGAGTTACATCCCCAAGAACTTTGCTCTTAACTTGAACTATGAATATGATGTCAAGGGACTCACAGAGAAGAACTACAGAGACTACATTTACTTGAATAACTTCAGGCTTTGGGCTAAGACACAGAACATTTTAGACTACCAGTCGTCTCCCGCAAGATGGGTCAAACAGtacaattccaaattgaataaCCCAAAGAGTAAGAATGGAGAAGAGacacaaaagaagaagttttcttcGAAGAGGGTAGTAGGAGTGGCTGAGAAGCTCGCCATTGGGCAATTGACGGTCAGCGATCATTTGAACTTACTCCAAAAAAACGATGTGTTCAAGGAAGTATACAAGACGCTTCAATTTACGAAGTTCCACGAAATGGAGATGGAGAAATTGCTCCGTTCGGATATGAATGGTGTGACTAAATTGTTGGACCAATACAAAGCCCAGGCAAATGTAGGTGGTGGATTGAGGCCAGATATATTCATGaacaaacttcaacacGAAACTGATAAACAAAACTTCGTAAAGGAAGCCAACAAAATCGCAAAGCTTTCGGAAGTTTACCAGAAGCTAAAGAAAGCATCGAAAGAGAAAACAGAATCCAATTAATTGTAAACGATACACTTTGAATCCGAGGAAGTGAAATCGACTTACAAAACTAATTCCAGCAGTATGCGGGCACCACTTATAGAGCTGGAGCTCGATCACATAGTGCCTTATTTAATAGAGCAGTTTGCAACTGCATTGTTTTACTTCTAGTATTTAGGTTTTATCTTGTGAGGTTTCCACCATTTCACAAGATCAATAGTAATGATGATACGATTTGATAATTGAGTTTATAGTTTACTTTTGGGACGTGTTTATGCGCCCTAATTGACAACCTGACGCGAAAGTCGTCGGGAATTTAGTTGGTATGGTTAAGGTTATTCCGAGGAAGTTTACGCGGGGAAGTTTCCAGTAGAGTTCTTATAGCCTTAAAGGTGTCCCTTGTAtacaattgaacaatacGCGTTGTGGATAGTCTTACATTGTCGTACGTTAGTTTGCAACCTGGATTGTTTCCTAAATCAATAGACGCCTCGACAGACATGATTAATgtcatttccaacttcagGCGTACCAACAGCAGAGCCCTAAAAAGAGGCTATACCTGTCACGAGTTCGGGCGTATAAGGACGACTTCCCTAGCATTTTGTTCTCTTGCATGTGGGGGTACAAGGGTTCTTAATTTCTGCCACCTTTCCATCAATCCATAGTGATACAGTCCTGAAAAAATGTATAGATCTTTTGCTCAGCTGTCATATAGGTGTGTATTGTACTTAAGTGGGCCAAAATGGGCATTATCAAAAAGTTGTCAGGACGTGAAAAATCGTCAGAAAACCTTCATTGCTTTAGCTTTGCCTTCTTCCATTCCATGTTCTAAAAATACACCGGCAGCAGCACGATTACTCACCTTGGACTGTGTAGCGATTACTCTGCCATCATATGGCATAACGCAAACCTTGTAGCTAGCGATATTCCTGCAGCGGGTTCTCTCTTAGTCTTCTGTAATCTTAGCCTGCACACAATTCTAGGGGGTTCTCTTAGATAGGGGCAAGGCGGCTTGGGCCCCAACCTTCCTCTTATGCGTGTCTTGCAATATGAACAACCACCTGCATGTAAACGAAGCTTATTCTACATACACAATGCCACACACATACCTTAAATTAATCGACTGATCCTGCGAGCCTGCATAGAATCTGTGCCGAACAGGAAAAAACACTGGCGTCTGCGCAGTTACATCAAGATTATTTTTTATTGCATTACTattttaattttttttaTGCCCTTGATTATGGATATTCTATAATGGATACTGAATTGCTACCAATAGACAAGGCtaaaaaaagaaaattgcCCGAACATCTTTGCACTGCTGGATTCATGAAGCCATCAGGGGATATAAATAAAAACTAATTCCCTGaacttttgaaattttgtcaattcttgttttcaTATTTATAACAGTAACTAGTTCCCATCCAACTTATACTAATCTTTCAAAAATGCAATTCAAGACTGTTATCGTTGCTTTGACCGCCGCTACCGTCGTTTCTGCTGCGAACGATTCCAACGCTTCTAACACTACCAATGCCGCTGCCCCTGTTGCCGGAAACTCCAACCTTGTTGGTGTTGccgctgctgctgctgtcgGCCTTGCCTTGTTGTTCTAGGTTAAGCGAAACAATTTAAAAGTAGAGTTGCTGAAACAATTGGAAATGGCAAGAATTACGgaattttcacttctggAGTGATTGCTTTCCAATTATAAAGCTGTTTTTTGAGTTTTTTAATATATGCCTGGCACTCGTGGTGCTAGCCTGGTGCTTTCCATAACTTTACTGGTGTCTTTTTAATAATAATACGGTGTGCTTTATACTATACATTCTACTAAGTACTTCTTTAATagtttgttcttgaaatgtTGATCTATAGCAATGCCAATCTAGTTCAATTTTTATATGTTTTATTAATTTGGATATATGTGTGCTTTGGTAGAAATAAATGGATtatttcatcaagttgtaGGGCAAGAACAGCGTGGAGAGATGCCTATTTACACACTACGATATTTTGTCAAGGGTTTAATAGTTTAATATTATTCACTAGGGCATTTCAAAGGCTTTCCACGGCAGTAGAGAAGTAACCGGGATGTGATTTACTCGGTGGGTTTGCGGCATACCTGGAATCGGACCATGTCTTAAATGTATAGAGTTCTAGCAAATTCCATAATTATAAGTATAGTGAAGAAATATTGAGTAGAACGAAACTATTTTTTGTGAACTGAAAAACTTCTACATTGTGAAGGTTTGGGAACACAAGGTAAGAACGTAGTTTAACTGCTTCCATGTGGGCTGTGTTCCCGTCAAAAAGAAACGATCATTCCATATTACCTTTTGGAAGTCGTTATCACCTGTATGTGGATAGGGTACAATCTTATACTATTGTGCCAGACCAGACGAACATGGTTGAAAATAGCAATAGCAGCGTGCCCTGGTGAAACTTGTTCCAAGGCTGTAAACCCATAGACATTTTCACTTCATACTTGATAAAAATAGAACTTCTTAAGTTGGAAAGTGTAGCAATAGGTACTCGAATTGTGTATCTATACAGCTCATCTTATTCTTTACTAGGTGCATAATAGAGCGGCACATGTAACAGACATGTGCCATAGATTCTGGCTTCATAAGCCCCTTGAACAAATTAACATTACTTTCCTAAAATTTCTGACCCTTGTATACCGCAAGTTGGATTTTTATGGAAACTCTACCACTTTTCAAATGAAATGACAATTTGGGAAGGATTTGCAACTTTTAGCGGAAGCTGTTGAATAAAGCTTATCGCTTGCATCGAGTCAGATGTCAGTGCTTCACAATCTAAAGGTAGATAAGCCGTTAGGCCCACTGGTTACTAATAGGGATCAGCCTAGTGGAACATCtcatctttctttctacttTAACCAGAATGTTGTTTGACTCTCATGCGATTGGATGTAGCCCCAATGACAATTTTCTAGCCAATTCTGATAACAATGAGAGGGAAAGTTGCATATGCAACCACTTATCTGCAACCTTGCTTGGGACTGTACTTGAGCAATGCCCGTATTAAGAGAGATAGATTTCCATGAAGAACGTCATGTAGATTTCACATGTTTGTATGGTCCTTTGTTAATCTTGTTACATTTCTACTAACTTCAATAGTGCCAAAGTCCATTTGGCAAGAAATGCTGAATATTTGAAATGAACACAAAGAATACGGTTCAATTAATTACTTAAGTCTCTACCAACACTTCAACTCTATTGCGAACATTTGATGGTAGTTGTTGGCATGTAGTTCTAATAGTACATAAGCGTGGTTAATCTATTGCCTAGTTTCTGGCTGTATGGGTTCAAAGCGAACCAGTTTTTTTCTATGTCACCGATCACCTCTCGCATATCGAACCGCAGATACTGAAACGTTTGCGATGTGGGACAAACTTAGTTTTCGAGTGTCAAGACACGACAATGTCCTGGTATCCAGAATATGTAGCCAAGTTATTCTTGCTTGAATAAAAGGATCTAGCAATCAATCTCCAGTTTGGATCCTGCATCACTTGACTAGCTTTCCTCTTTAGTTCAGGTTGCGAAG
This Scheffersomyces stipitis CBS 6054 chromosome 3, complete sequence DNA region includes the following protein-coding sequences:
- the MNN4.3 gene encoding regulator of cell wall mannosyl phosphorylation (involved in mannose metabolism and cell wall synthesis), with protein sequence MLKSSLRLQRRLVLKVFVVLFLCCTISIFYHSATNTSGVTRYKKNLEKSMKLKFNYLYNNFLSSHLNLDSNKLFRTKFEFIKKEKLENDWNNELWYINEDVLQNLPVEVSIPPFYYKNKVAKPPILPFDPRFTLAVYYKYLEKQHTSNPVPFHWADWVDLSKLHKYVLNTEEDDFCKRLFDLSEHEELIKDSKMKPVDQYCLLSDKTPLGFEITDFSGPQSPSNRELLGKAYLYSKAPSPVKIIFLGSDDEKGSIQADVQSYSVNDYRNGLLHNSMIKDLLDAKAIDANVPLNVVKTFEDLFTKTTSTVENAQLKGQSIEIPPESFYVSGMNVISELEQKPSLSETEKNYLDSMRFSTSTNDPPKFFNEAILLAKTPQKWLGEHYDWRFFNGLTVGNEEQLLSLHRLVKNYLNFARQNGIITWIAHGSLLSWYWNGIAFPWDTDIDVQVPISELHKLGRHFNQTIIVENAGDRNYNFDGLGRYFVDVGSSITHRTKGNGNNNIDARFIDIDTGLYIDITGLSISETPAPSRYDNFINMDPVKKAVVDEHIVNGQLNHVVKNQQLRAYNCRNNHFSTYEELSPLMLTLVENQLSYIPKNFALNLNYEYDVKGLTEKNYRDYIYLNNFRLWAKTQNILDYQSSPARWVKQYNSKLNNPKSKNGEETQKKKFSSKRVVGVAEKLAIGQLTVSDHLNLLQKNDVFKEVYKTLQFTKFHEMEMEKLLRSDMNGVTKLLDQYKAQANVGGGLRPDIFMNKLQHETDKQNFVKEANKIAKLSEVYQKLKKASKEKTESN